One Burkholderiales bacterium DNA window includes the following coding sequences:
- a CDS encoding D-2-hydroxyacid dehydrogenase family protein codes for MKVTVLDDYQNLVRSLDAFRKLKDHDVTVWNDHTKDIDVLAERLKDTEALVLIRERTPIRAPLIERLPKLRLVSQRSVFPHIDVDALTKRGIVLSSDQHPGKPSYATAELTWGLVLAAMRKIPQEVANLKAGKWQSTVGIGLRGRNLGIFGYGRIGGAVAGYGRAFGMNVSVWGTEGSRTRGQADGYAAAASKEAFFEQNDVISLHLRLVDATRGIVAAQDLARMKPTALIVNTSRAGLIAPGALEAALKQGRPGMAAVDVFEEEPVLGGKHPLLRMDNVVATPHLGYVERDAYEGQFSSSFEQVLAFAAGKPINVMNPEALDVKR; via the coding sequence ATGAAAGTCACCGTACTCGACGATTACCAGAACCTCGTCCGCTCGCTGGACGCGTTCAGGAAGCTGAAGGACCACGACGTCACGGTGTGGAACGATCACACCAAGGACATCGACGTGCTGGCGGAGCGGCTGAAGGACACCGAAGCGCTGGTGCTCATCCGCGAGCGCACGCCCATCCGCGCGCCGCTGATCGAGCGCCTGCCGAAGCTGCGCCTGGTCAGCCAGCGCAGCGTCTTCCCGCACATCGACGTCGACGCGCTGACGAAGCGCGGCATCGTGCTCTCGTCGGACCAGCATCCGGGCAAGCCGTCGTATGCGACGGCCGAGCTGACCTGGGGGCTCGTCCTCGCGGCGATGCGCAAGATCCCGCAGGAAGTCGCGAACCTGAAGGCCGGCAAGTGGCAGTCGACCGTCGGCATCGGCTTGCGCGGGCGCAACCTGGGCATCTTCGGCTATGGCCGCATCGGCGGGGCCGTCGCGGGCTACGGGCGCGCGTTCGGCATGAACGTGAGCGTCTGGGGCACCGAAGGCTCGCGCACGCGCGGACAGGCGGACGGCTATGCCGCGGCGGCTTCGAAGGAAGCGTTCTTCGAGCAGAACGACGTGATCTCGCTGCACCTGCGCCTCGTCGACGCGACGCGCGGCATCGTCGCCGCGCAGGATCTCGCGCGCATGAAGCCGACCGCGCTCATCGTCAACACGAGCCGCGCCGGGCTGATCGCGCCGGGCGCGCTCGAAGCCGCGCTGAAGCAGGGACGGCCCGGCATGGCGGCGGTCGACGTGTTCGAGGAAGAGCCCGTGCTCGGCGGCAAGCACCCGCTGCTGCGCATGGACAACGTCGTGGCCACACCGCACCTGGGCTACGTCGAGCGCGACGCCTACGAGGGGCAGTTTTCGAGCTCGTTCGAGCAGGTGCTCGCGTTCGCGGCGGGCAAACCGATCAACGTGATGAATCCGGAAGCGTTGGATGTGAAGCGGTGA
- the purB gene encoding adenylosuccinate lyase, with the protein MASGVFDDALIKHLFSTDEMRAIFSDRNKVQKWYDFEAALALEQAALGIIPDDAAKQIAANAKVDKVDIEKIAAEIRRIKHPLVPAVRAVEQLCAKGLGEYIHFGPTTQDVLDTGTVLQIKDAHQIYLRDMKAIGNALARLAREHKSTPMVGRSHGVQALPITFGHKAAIWLSEMGRNFDRMRELEKRLFVGGMVGAVGTQASFGPKAPELEQRLMKRLGLGVADINWQPARDRFAEYVSVLGIISGTLGKIANEIVTLEHTEIGELYEPFSEGKVGSSTMPHKRNPSTCEAVVGNSRAIRYNVAFMLECMIIEHERDGSAWRGEWKTVGETCLMAGAMLAMMKYVLEGLHVDVESMRKNLDKLGGFLLSERVMFDLSDKVGKQTAHELVYEASMHGIENGVTFEQSLMANEKIRGAMSADELKASLDPTTYTGHAEAIVDRVLEQQKGWL; encoded by the coding sequence ATGGCTTCAGGCGTATTCGACGACGCACTCATCAAGCATCTTTTCAGCACCGACGAGATGCGCGCGATCTTCAGCGATCGCAACAAGGTGCAGAAGTGGTACGACTTCGAGGCCGCGCTCGCGCTCGAGCAGGCGGCGCTCGGCATCATCCCGGATGACGCAGCGAAGCAGATCGCCGCCAACGCGAAGGTCGACAAGGTCGACATCGAGAAGATCGCGGCCGAGATCCGGCGCATCAAGCATCCGCTGGTGCCCGCGGTCAGGGCGGTCGAGCAGCTCTGCGCCAAGGGGCTGGGCGAGTACATCCACTTCGGCCCCACCACGCAGGACGTGCTCGACACCGGCACGGTGCTCCAGATCAAGGACGCGCACCAGATCTACCTGCGTGACATGAAGGCGATCGGCAACGCGCTCGCCAGGCTCGCGCGCGAGCACAAGTCGACGCCGATGGTCGGCCGCTCGCACGGCGTGCAGGCGCTGCCGATCACCTTCGGCCACAAGGCGGCGATCTGGCTGTCGGAGATGGGACGCAACTTTGATCGCATGCGCGAGCTCGAAAAGCGCCTGTTCGTGGGCGGCATGGTCGGCGCGGTCGGCACTCAGGCGTCGTTCGGACCGAAAGCGCCGGAGCTCGAGCAGCGCCTCATGAAGCGCCTGGGCCTGGGCGTCGCCGACATCAACTGGCAGCCCGCGCGCGACCGCTTCGCGGAATACGTCTCGGTGCTCGGCATCATCTCCGGCACGCTGGGCAAGATCGCCAACGAGATCGTCACCCTCGAGCACACCGAGATCGGCGAGCTCTACGAGCCTTTCAGCGAAGGCAAGGTCGGCTCGTCGACGATGCCGCACAAGCGCAACCCGTCGACGTGCGAGGCGGTCGTCGGCAACAGCCGCGCGATCCGCTACAACGTCGCCTTCATGCTCGAGTGCATGATCATCGAGCACGAGCGCGACGGCTCGGCATGGCGCGGCGAGTGGAAGACGGTGGGCGAGACCTGCCTCATGGCGGGTGCGATGCTCGCGATGATGAAATACGTGCTGGAAGGCCTGCACGTCGACGTGGAATCGATGCGGAAGAACCTCGACAAGCTCGGCGGCTTCCTGCTCTCGGAGCGCGTGATGTTCGATCTCTCCGACAAGGTCGGCAAGCAGACCGCGCACGAGCTGGTGTACGAAGCGTCGATGCACGGCATCGAGAACGGCGTCACCTTCGAGCAGTCGCTGATGGCGAACGAGAAGATCCGCGGCGCGATGTCGGCGGACGAGCTCAAAGCGTCGCTCGATCCGACCACCTACACCGGGCATGCGGAGGCGATCGTCGATCGCGTGCTCGAGCAGCAGAAAGGCTGGCTATGA
- a CDS encoding tripartite tricarboxylate transporter substrate binding protein, which translates to MSAAQPAYPAKPIRMIVAVPPGGPADTLARLVAPKLTESFGQTVVIDNRPGANGIIAYETTARAAPDGYTFTAVAAGVVINASLYKSVPYDPIRDFAPITLGITVPNILVVHPSVPASSVKELIALAKTRPIAFASAGNGTSGHLALELLRQNAAIDVTHVPYKGGGPALAEVLAGQVQALFSIALSAIPQVKAGKVRGLAITSAKRSQVAPELPTVAEAGLPGFEVVGWFGWLAPAATPKPIVARLHDEIVRALRLPDVRERLLSQGSDPIGNTPAEFAAFMKSEHAKWGKVIRAANIRVE; encoded by the coding sequence GTGAGCGCCGCGCAACCGGCGTATCCCGCCAAACCCATCCGCATGATCGTCGCCGTGCCCCCCGGCGGGCCGGCGGATACGCTCGCGCGGCTGGTCGCGCCGAAGCTCACCGAGTCGTTCGGGCAGACGGTCGTCATCGACAACCGTCCCGGCGCCAACGGCATCATCGCTTACGAGACGACGGCGCGCGCGGCGCCGGACGGTTACACCTTCACCGCGGTCGCCGCGGGCGTGGTCATCAATGCGAGCCTGTACAAGAGCGTTCCCTACGACCCGATCAGGGATTTCGCGCCGATCACGCTCGGCATCACGGTGCCGAATATCCTGGTGGTGCATCCGAGCGTGCCGGCGAGTTCGGTGAAGGAGCTGATCGCGCTGGCGAAGACCAGGCCGATCGCGTTCGCTTCCGCCGGCAACGGCACGTCGGGCCATCTCGCGCTCGAGCTCTTGCGCCAGAACGCCGCGATCGACGTGACGCACGTGCCTTACAAGGGCGGCGGTCCCGCGCTCGCGGAAGTGCTCGCGGGACAGGTGCAGGCGCTGTTCAGCATCGCGCTGTCCGCCATCCCGCAGGTGAAGGCGGGCAAGGTGAGGGGGCTCGCGATCACCAGCGCGAAACGCTCGCAGGTCGCCCCCGAGCTGCCGACGGTCGCCGAAGCGGGCCTGCCGGGCTTCGAAGTGGTCGGCTGGTTCGGCTGGCTCGCGCCCGCCGCGACGCCCAAGCCCATCGTGGCTCGCCTGCACGACGAGATCGTGCGTGCGCTCAGGCTGCCGGACGTGCGCGAGCGGCTCCTGTCGCAGGGCTCGGACCCGATCGGTAACACGCCCGCGGAGTTCGCGGCGTTCATGAAATCCGAGCACGCGAAATGGGGCAAGGTGATCCGGGCCGCCAATATCCGCGTCGAGTAA
- a CDS encoding tripartite tricarboxylate transporter substrate binding protein translates to MLVGYPPGGPADVTARLFAPPLSEALGQQVVIDNRSGAGGTVAATTLARAEPDGYTIAIMANGELAISPNLRKVPYDPLRDFAPVSRIGVNQLALVIHPSVQAKTTAELVALAKAKPASVNFASAGNGSTAHLAGELFKALAAIDIVHVPYKGAGPALTDLIGGQVQMLITGYPGALPHIKSGKLRALGVTGSKRLIAAPDLPTIGETVKGYEVTSSYGVLLPARASRALIDRLHRETAAIVKKPEVSEKLIALGFEPEGTTPAEYAAQIKLELAKWAKVVKIAKVQVE, encoded by the coding sequence ATGCTCGTCGGCTATCCGCCGGGCGGACCCGCCGACGTCACCGCGCGCCTCTTCGCGCCGCCGCTGTCCGAAGCGCTCGGGCAGCAGGTCGTCATCGACAATCGCAGCGGCGCGGGCGGCACGGTCGCCGCGACGACGCTCGCGCGCGCGGAGCCCGACGGCTACACCATCGCCATCATGGCCAACGGCGAGCTCGCGATCTCGCCCAACCTCCGGAAGGTGCCCTACGACCCGCTGCGCGATTTCGCGCCGGTGAGCCGCATCGGCGTGAACCAGCTCGCGCTCGTCATCCATCCTTCGGTGCAGGCGAAGACGACCGCCGAGCTCGTCGCGCTCGCGAAAGCGAAGCCGGCCAGCGTCAATTTCGCGTCGGCGGGCAACGGCTCGACCGCGCATCTCGCGGGGGAGCTCTTCAAGGCGCTCGCGGCCATCGACATCGTCCACGTGCCGTACAAGGGCGCGGGACCCGCGCTGACCGATCTCATCGGCGGCCAGGTGCAGATGCTCATCACCGGCTATCCCGGCGCGCTGCCGCACATCAAGTCGGGCAAGCTCCGTGCGCTGGGCGTGACCGGATCGAAACGGCTCATCGCGGCGCCCGATCTGCCGACGATAGGCGAGACGGTCAAAGGCTACGAAGTGACCTCGTCCTACGGCGTGCTGCTGCCGGCGCGCGCCTCACGCGCGCTGATCGACCGCCTGCACCGGGAGACCGCGGCAATCGTGAAGAAACCCGAGGTGTCGGAGAAACTGATCGCGCTCGGCTTCGAGCCCGAGGGCACGACCCCGGCGGAATACGCGGCGCAGATCAAGCTGGAGCTCGCGAAGTGGGCCAAGGTGGTGAAGATCGCGAAGGTGCAGGTGGAATGA
- a CDS encoding alpha/beta fold hydrolase, with protein sequence MGEFVGSTSATWSEEYWAHKGDVKLYVYRKRASAPDRTAPALPVLFLVHGSSASGRSSFDLNVPGRQYSLMAHFAGLGYDVWTVDHEGYGRSDKTGGNSDIASGADDLAAAMGIVQRETGVSRVFMYGGSSGALRACLYAQRNPGRVARLMASAIVYTGAGSPTLAKRRENLDEYRANPRRKVDRAFIHGMFTRDKPGTSEMAAADALADAELALGDSVPTGTYLDMCANLPVVDPSKITCPVCIIRGEYDGIATEADLLDFFSKLPSKDKQFVFVSGLAHAATLGINRHKFWHAMQSFMTMPENRSLQEK encoded by the coding sequence ATGGGCGAGTTCGTCGGCAGCACCAGCGCGACGTGGAGCGAGGAATACTGGGCGCACAAGGGAGACGTGAAGCTCTACGTCTACCGCAAGCGCGCATCCGCCCCCGACAGGACCGCGCCGGCGCTGCCGGTACTCTTCCTCGTGCACGGCTCGTCGGCGTCGGGCCGGTCGAGCTTCGATCTGAACGTCCCCGGCCGGCAGTATTCGCTGATGGCGCACTTCGCCGGGCTCGGCTACGACGTATGGACCGTCGACCACGAAGGCTACGGACGCTCGGACAAGACCGGCGGCAATTCGGACATCGCCTCGGGCGCGGACGATCTTGCCGCGGCGATGGGGATCGTCCAGCGCGAGACCGGCGTCAGCCGCGTCTTCATGTACGGCGGCTCCTCCGGCGCGCTGCGGGCGTGCCTCTATGCGCAGCGTAATCCGGGCCGCGTCGCGCGGCTGATGGCCTCGGCGATCGTCTATACCGGCGCGGGCTCGCCGACCCTCGCCAAGCGCCGCGAGAACCTCGACGAATACCGCGCGAACCCGCGGCGCAAGGTCGACCGCGCGTTCATCCACGGCATGTTCACCCGCGACAAGCCCGGCACGTCCGAGATGGCCGCGGCCGACGCGCTCGCGGACGCCGAGCTCGCGCTGGGAGACTCGGTGCCGACCGGCACCTATCTCGACATGTGCGCGAACCTGCCGGTGGTCGATCCTTCGAAGATCACGTGCCCCGTGTGCATCATCCGCGGCGAGTACGACGGCATCGCGACCGAAGCCGACCTGCTCGATTTCTTCTCGAAGCTGCCGAGCAAGGACAAGCAGTTCGTGTTCGTCTCCGGCCTCGCGCACGCGGCCACGCTCGGCATCAACCGCCACAAGTTCTGGCACGCGATGCAGTCGTTCATGACGATGCCGGAGAACAGATCACTTCAAGAGAAATAA
- a CDS encoding cation diffusion facilitator family transporter, which translates to MAERRSLIRYAWLSIAASALIILLKAYAYWITDSVGLLSDALESVVNLVSACAMLIALTIAARPADEDHQYGHDKAEYFSSGLEGGLILFAAVGIAWAALERLMNPRDLEQMGLGLAVSFVASMVNFAVARILLSAGRQHDSITLEADARHLMTDVWTSIGVLVGVGAVAVTGWSWLDPAVALAVAANIVWTGLDLLRRSVLGLMDTALAADEQAAIRAILDAYCSDGIRYHALRTRRSGARRFVSMHVLVPGAWTVRSGHDLAESIEARIRERLANTTITIHLEPLEDPRAWRDAEIAPLTTPDGTPAPRSHG; encoded by the coding sequence GTGGCTGAACGACGCTCACTCATCCGCTACGCGTGGCTTTCGATCGCCGCCTCGGCGCTGATCATCCTGCTCAAGGCGTACGCGTACTGGATCACCGACTCGGTGGGCCTGCTGTCGGACGCGCTCGAATCGGTGGTGAATCTCGTGAGCGCGTGCGCGATGCTGATCGCGCTGACGATCGCCGCGCGTCCCGCCGACGAGGACCATCAGTACGGCCACGACAAGGCCGAGTATTTCTCGAGCGGCCTGGAAGGCGGGCTGATCCTGTTCGCCGCGGTGGGCATCGCATGGGCGGCGCTCGAGCGTCTCATGAACCCGCGGGATCTCGAGCAGATGGGGCTGGGGCTCGCGGTGTCGTTCGTGGCATCGATGGTCAACTTCGCCGTCGCCCGCATCCTGCTGTCGGCAGGACGTCAGCACGACTCGATCACGCTCGAAGCGGACGCGCGCCACCTCATGACCGACGTCTGGACCTCGATCGGCGTGCTGGTCGGCGTCGGCGCGGTCGCGGTGACCGGCTGGAGCTGGCTCGATCCCGCGGTGGCGCTCGCGGTGGCGGCCAACATCGTGTGGACCGGCCTCGACCTGCTGCGCCGGTCGGTGCTGGGCCTCATGGACACCGCGCTCGCGGCTGACGAGCAGGCGGCGATACGCGCGATCCTCGACGCCTACTGCAGCGACGGCATCCGCTACCACGCGCTGCGCACGCGGCGCTCGGGCGCGCGGCGCTTCGTGTCGATGCACGTGCTGGTGCCCGGCGCGTGGACCGTGCGCAGCGGCCACGACCTTGCGGAAAGCATCGAGGCCCGCATTCGCGAGCGCCTGGCGAACACCACGATCACCATTCACCTGGAGCCGCTGGAGGATCCGCGGGCGTGGCGCGACGCCGAGATCGCGCCGCTCACGACCCCGGACGGAACGCCCGCACCCCGCTCGCACGGTTAG